DNA from Arthrobacter sp. PvP023:
GCGGCCCACTGGATGCCGGCGGAGTAGTAATTCACGAAGTCCACCTGCTTTTCGCGTTCCAGCGTGTCCGTGAAGGAGGACATGCCCATGTCGTCCTTGCCCGCGCGCACGGCCGGAAGGATGTTGTCGAACGTGCCGATGTCGAAGTTGACCTTCAGGCCCATCACCTTGCCCAGGGCGTTGGTGAGGTCCACGGACCAGCCTGCCGGGGCACCGTTGTCATCCTTGAACTCGTTGGGCGGGTAGTTGTTGGCCATGCCCACGTTCAGCACGCCGGCCTTCTTGATCTTCTCCGGAAGCATCGCGGCAACGGAATCGTTCTTCTTCACGTCGATGGCGTCAGCGGTGCCGGATGCGCCGCCGGTGGCCGGTGGCGCGCTGTTGTCGACGCAGCCGGAAAGCGAGAGCGCCGTGGCGATGGTGAGGACGGGGATGAGGTATCGGGTGCGCATGGCTTCCTTAGCTGTTCAGGGATTTTTCGTAGCTCCCGCAACGCCGCGGGAGAAGTGCACTGTGTACTTGGTGGGAACTCGTTAGTGCGTGGTGCCTGACGCTGTTGTTTCAAGGATTTCCCCGGAATGACGGATGTCCCGGAGAATTTCCCCGCCCCGAGCCTTCACCTCGGAAATGCTGGAAACGCCTACTAACGTCATGGTACGCCGGAGTTCATCCGAGAAGATCTCGATGATCCGCCCGACGCCCGGCGAGCCCGCAGCCACCAACCCGTACAGGTAGGCCCTCCCGATCGAGCAGGCGTCGGCGCCCAGCGCCAGCGCCTTGAGGATGTCGCTCCC
Protein-coding regions in this window:
- a CDS encoding ABC transporter substrate-binding protein encodes the protein MRTRYLIPVLTIATALSLSGCVDNSAPPATGGASGTADAIDVKKNDSVAAMLPEKIKKAGVLNVGMANNYPPNEFKDDNGAPAGWSVDLTNALGKVMGLKVNFDIGTFDNILPAVRAGKDDMGMSSFTDTLEREKQVDFVNYYSAGIQWAAPQGKTVDPNNACGLKVAVQATTYEDTHEVPAKSKACTDAGKPAITIFKYDAQDQATNALVVGQVDAMSADSPVTLYAISKTKDKLQTAGDAFEVAPYGIPVAKGSEFTPALQKALQALIDDGTYTKILSKWGVEAGGIKTADLNVAAKG